In one window of Episyrphus balteatus chromosome 3, idEpiBalt1.1, whole genome shotgun sequence DNA:
- the LOC129914327 gene encoding serine protease easter-like, which yields MIRKSPVCIAAVLIVSFISLTSAESPLKTNLPEPGQCGNVIKNRIKGDNVTKLDEYPWMALIEYAKEDGNSTGHRCSGNLINNRYVLTVAHCINGIPKTWKPYRVRLGEWDTTTDPDCDRDTQNNSEVCADPHVDVTIEKVTVHEKYNSSLKSQPNNIALIRLSRNVDYTDFIRPICLPLKDTLKQSTFDGNKMEVSGWRQLGRKTSSNIKLKAEVPVVPLSECQSVYSKHNVDLGTSHICSGNDFCRSESGGPLMGLDSLNKDQLYYYIAGLFSIAPSSCELEGWPNVYTKVSDYVDWIEQNIEA from the exons ATGATCAGGAAGTCACCTGTTTGTATTGCAGCAGTTCTAATTGTCAGTTTCATATCACTGACTAGCGCTG AATCACCATTGAAAACAAATCTTCCTGAACCTGGTCAATGTGGTAACGTTATTAAAAATCGAATTAAAGGAGACAACGTCACAAAGCTCGATGAATACCCATGGATGGCATTGATAGAGTATGCAAAAGAAg ATGGAAATTCAACTGGACATCGTTGTAGTGGAAATTTAATCAACAACCGATATGTTTTGACAGTAGCTCATTGCATAAACGGCATACCCAAAACATGGAAACCTTATCGAGTTCGCTTAGGTGAATGGGACACTACAACAGATCCTGACTGTGATCGTGACACTCAGAACAACTCTGAGGTCTGTGCTGATCCTCATGTTGATGTAACAATCGAAAAAGTAACTGttcatgaaaaatataattcttcGTTAAAGAGCCAACCCAATAATATTGCCTTGATACGTTTATCACGTAACGTAGACTATACCGATTTCATTCGACCAATTTGTTTGCCACTTAAAGATACTCTCAAACAATCAACATTTGATGGAAACAAAATGGAGGTTTCCGGTTGGCGACAGTTAGGACGCAAAACATCCAGTAATATTAAACTTAAGGCCGAGGTTCCAGTTGTACCATTGAGTGAATGTCAAAGTGTTTATAGCAAACACAACGTCGATTTAGGTACGTCACATATATGTTCTGGAAATGATTTTTGCCGTAGTGAATCAGGTGGACCACTCATGGGATTAGATTCATTAAATAAAGACCAACTTTACTACTATATCGCTGGATTATTTTCTATTGCACCGTCTAGTTGTGAATTAGAAGGATGGCCAAATGTTTATACAAAAGTCAGTGATTATGTTGATTGGattgaacaaaatattgaagcttag